From one Parambassis ranga chromosome 5, fParRan2.1, whole genome shotgun sequence genomic stretch:
- the LOC114436662 gene encoding GTPase IMAP family member 7-like translates to MAASHMRIVLLGKTGTGKSSLANTILGESVFEIHDTADSGTTVCQTETREVHGRTLTVTDTPGFFDSKKSEEKMKPEIVKCITECSPGPHAFLILLKVERFTVQENEVISKIEESFSEEAFKHAVVVFTHGEQLPDGMKIEEFVGENEKLCDLLEKCGGRCHVVDNKYWKNNQQDEYRNNQVQVEALLNTIDRMIEANGGGYYTNEMLQEVERKIQEEEERIRQTAGNMSEKEIREQAKSKVGGVLKKIAGVSTGMLLGALLGVGAVVAVVVSALVGITMATGPGGAAAAAPVALKVALIGGAIAAVPGAVVGGCIGYEEAEKADSVGEAVKNTAEALRKAVNPFKQIAKQIKE, encoded by the exons ATGGCCG CATCACACATGAGGATTGTACTGCTGGGAAAAACTGGAACTGGGAAAAGCAGCCTGGCTAACACCATACTGGGAGAGTCTGTGTTTGAGATTCATGACACTGCAGACTCTGGGACCACCGTATGTCAGACAGAGACCAGAGAGGTTCATGGAAGAACCCTCACAGTTACCGACACTCCTGGTTTCTTTGACAGTAAGAAGTCTGAAGAGAAGATGAAACCTGAAATAGTGAAGTGTATCACAGAGTGTTCTCCTGGTCCTCATGCTTTCCTCATCCTGCTCAAAGTGGAGAGATTCACAGTTCAGGAGAACGAGGTTATCTCTAAAATAGAAGAGTCTTTTTCTGAGGAAGCTTTCAAACATGCTGTTGTTGTCTTCACTCATGGTGAGCAGCTTCCTGATGGCATGAAGATCGAAGAGTTTGTTGGTGAAAATGAGAAACTCTGTGACCTCCTGGAGAAATGTGGCGGCCGCTGTCACGTTGTTGATAATAAATATTGGAAGAACAACCAGCAGGATGAATACAGAAACAACCAGGTCCAGGTGGAAGCTCTGCTCAACACCATCGACAGGATGATCGAGGCAAACGGAGGAGGCTACTACACCAATGAGATGCTTCAAGAGGTGGAGAGAAAAATACAAGAAGAAGAGGAACGCAttagacagacagcaggaaacATGTCAGAGAAGGAGATCAGAGAGCAGGCAAAGAGCAAAGTTGGAGGTGTCCTCAAGAAGATAGCAGGAGTTAGTACTGGAATGTTGCTGGGAGCTTTGCTTGGTGTGGGAGCAGTGGTTGCAGTAGTTGTTTCAGCATTGGTGGGAATAACAATGGCTACAGGTCctggtggagcagcagcagcggcaccTGTAGCCTTAAAAGTTGCCTTAATAGGTGGAGCAATTGCTGCCGTACCTGGAGCAGTGGTAGGAGGGTGTATTGGGTATGAGGAAGCTGAAAAAGCAGACTCGGTAGGCGAAGCAGTGAAGAACACAGCTGAGGCTCTTAGAAAGGCTGTAAATCCATTTAAACAAATAGCAAAACAAATAAAGGAATAG
- the LOC114436663 gene encoding GTPase IMAP family member 7-like → MAPSDMRIVLLGKTGTGKSSFAETLLGKKFEIHHTAESGTTVCQTETNEVHGRAITMTDTPGFFDSKKPEEELKPAIIKCITDCAPGPHAFLILLKVERFTDQENEVISKIKESFSKEVFKHAVVVFTHGDQLQDGMKIEEFVGKNEKLHDLLEKCGGRCHIFDNKYWKNNQQDEYRNNQVQVEALLNTIDSMIEANGGYYTNKMLQEVERQIQEEEERIRQTAGNMSEKEIREQAKSKVGGVLKKIVGVTTGMFLGALLHPQLMAALIAAKMNMMMKRGISGAEQAVIRSVGQTSGVALGFQIGAEEADKADSVGEAMLNTAKAIFQKVSSLQNE, encoded by the exons ATGGCTC CATCAGACATGAGGATTGTCCTGCTGGGAAAAACTGGAACTGGGAAAAGCAGCTTTGCTGAAACTTTACTGGGAAAAAAGTTTGAgattcatcacactgcagagtcTGGAACCACCGTATGTCAGACTGAGACGAATGAGGTTCATGGAAGAGCCATCACAATGACCGACACTCCTGGTTTCTTTGACAGTAAGAAGCctgaagaggagctgaaaccTGCGATAATAAAGTGTATCACAGATTGTGCTCCTGGTCCTCATGCTTTCCTCATCCTGCTCAAAGTGGAGAGATTCACAGATCAGGAGAACGAGGTTATCTCTAAAATAAAAGAGTCTTTCTCTAAAGAAGTTTTCAAACATGCTGTTGTTGTCTTCACTCATGGTGACCAGCTTCAGGATGGTATGAAGATCGAGGAGTTTGTTGGTAAAAATGAGAAACTGCATGACCTCCTGGAGAAATGTGGCGGCCGCTGTCACATCTTTGATAATAAATACTGGAAGAACAACCAGCAGGATGAATACAGAAACAACCAGGTCCAGGTGGAAGCTCTGCTCAACACCATCGACAGCATGATCGAGGCAAATGGTGGCTACTACACCAATAAAATGCTTCAAGAAGTGGAGAGACaaatacaagaagaagaagagcgcattagacagacagcaggaaacATGTCAGAGAAGGAGATCAGAGAGCAGGCAAAAAGCAAAGTTGGAGGTGTTCTCAAGAAGATAGTAGGAGTTACTACAGGGATGTTCCTGGGAGCTTTGCTTCACCCACAGTTAATGGCTGCATTAATTGCTGCAAAAATGAATATGATGATGAAACGAGGAATAAGTGGAGCTGAGCAAGCTGTTATAAGGTCTGTTGGTCAAACATCAGGGGTAGCATTAGGATTTCAAATAGGAGCTGAGGAAGCTGATAAAGCAGATTCTGTAGGTGAGGCAATGTTAAACACAGCTAAGGCTATCTTCCAGAAAGTTTCATCActtcagaatgaatga
- the LOC114436666 gene encoding GTPase IMAP family member 7-like, with amino-acid sequence MSDSDTRRIVILGKTGSGKSSLANTIFKEQLFNDNPTLNSGTKKCRAETRTVKGRRITLIDTPGFFDTDIPEEKLKPEILRCIIECSPGPHAFLIVFKMEKITLQEQEVIKKISEYFSEEAFKYATVVFTHGEQLPKGQKIEDLVQQNKYMSELVRKCGGRCHIIDNKYWNGSSEDEYRTNTFQVKKLLETINKTVKANNGNCYTTELLQAVEQKIQQQERCIAKISPHMSKEETREKAKSNVFHRFLVRATGVVVGALFGAYYGGRKDDAFKVIFVLLHALHGAVAGYHAVEEAETVWEAVEKAAEAVKAQ; translated from the exons ATGAGTG ATTCAGACACTAGGAGAATCGTCATTTTAGGAAAAACTGGATCAGGGAAAAGCAGCCTGGCTAACACCATATTTAAAGAGCAGCTGTTCAATGACAACCCCACTTTAAACTCTGGCACAAAGAAATGTCGAGCAGAAACCAGAACAGTTAAAGGAAGAAGAATTACTCTGATCGACACGCCTGGTTTCTTTGACACTGACATCCCTGAGGAGAAGCTGAAGCCTGAGATACTGAGGTGTATCATAGAGTGCTCTCCTGGACCTCATGCTTTCCTCATTGTGTTCAAAATGGAGAAAATCACACTGCAAGAGCAGGAGGTGATCAAGAAAATATCTGAATATTTCTCTGAAGAAGCTTTCAAATATGCAACAGTTGTCTTCACTCATGGTGAGCAGCTTCCTAAAGGACAGAAAATAGAAGATCTAGTCCAGCAGAACAAATACATGAGTGAACTGGTGAGGAAGTGTGGAGGCCGGTGCCACATCATAGATAATAAATACTGGAATGGAAGTTCAGAAGATGAATACAGAACCAACACGTTCCAGGTGAAGAAGCTGCTTGAAACCATCAACAAAACAGTGAAAGCAAACAATGGAAACTGCTAcaccactgagctgctgcaagctgtggagcagaaaatacaacaacagGAGAGATGCATTGCAAAGATATCACCACACATGTCAAAAGAAGAGACCAGAGAGAAGGCAAAAAGCAATGTCTTTCACCGATTTCTGGTCAGAGCAACAGGTGTTGTTGTAGGTGCATTGTTTGGAGCTTATTACGGTGGAAGAAAGGACGATGCTTTTAAAGTTATATTTGTACTGCTACATGCGCTACATGGCGCTGTTGCAGGATATCATGCAGTTGAGGAAGCAGAAACAGTATGGGAAGCAGTAGAGAAGGCAGCAGAGGCTGTTAAGGCTCAATAG